CATCTCCCGACCGCACGTATATAAAAACACTCGTCGATATTTGACAGCCGTTCGACTTGATGAAGATAATCCCAACGGCACGCGACTCGACTCTATTTGCCATCAGAGAATTGAACGTTCCAGCAATGCAGACAGATAACAATCAAGAGTGACTGGGGGCGAGCACAACACAGCAGGGTGTGAGTCATCAACGCAGTTGAACCAAcacaaaccgaaaaaaaagcgTCGAACTGTGACATTGTTGTGAGTTGCGACCAGGTGCCTGGCGCCACGGGTGCGAGGGTGTGATATTTCCATATCATTATTTGGGTTAAAATgccttaattgaattaaagtgAAGGTTAAAGCGCACTTATCTAAATTCCTTTCAGACGGGctaattttgtgtttgaaaAATCATACAAAGAATTTtcccgctttttttttttgcttgatctctcaatcagtaaataaaattgtcgAGCCCGAAATCATGCCAAAATTCTGAAGAACAGGTTTTTAGAAAGTTTCGGCTATTGAACGAAATCAATGAAATTGCAGATAAAATCAAGTAGCTCGAATTATTTACCATCTTCCACCCCATACTGAGGATAGACTGTATGAGAAAGAAAGCTGTTTCTGTATTAGggctatattattattattttgtctcCCCTCGGTGTTTCCTACCCTCGTTGTGCACACAACCACAAAAACAATATTGGCCATGGCTAGATCAACTTACACTCGGTCATTCTCAGCCAGTCTCTCGTTGAGTGTTTAGGATAAACACAATCGGTCCACAGACATCATCAATCAAAATATATAGACATAACTAACAATGTGAAACCACAACTAGCGTTGGGAAAACATCACGATTGGCTTTCGAATTCACGAAACATCACGaggtaaaaaaacgaaacgagaCGTACGAGAGTTCACGTTGCAACCGACTTAATTAATGGCACAAAAACAACCACTTACTTTTTGAAGAGGGTCATCTAGCTGGCTGGCTTTTGGTAAGAAAAAGGGTAGATTTCTCAATATGGGCTGAGGCCATTCTGAGCCCATGATGGGTTCGATTCGTCACGACGAAACTTTCATCTTGGCACATGCTCAACGTCTTCAAAGTCACATAGAATGCATAGTTAAGTTGGTACACATAATTTCTGGAGTGACGAAGAGTTTTAAAGTTCAATAGTTAGTGAATTTAATtgcacaaaaattcaattaaagtaCGGGATGAGTGATATGGCGAATCACAATTTTCAAACTCAACTGCATAGGATTCATTTCTTCACTGAATGACGAAAAGAAATCAAGGTTTCTAAAACGACCGCTAGGTGGCAGCTGTAATCGATTATCGttttctcctcctctttttttttaaatttaaatttcaagaCGTGAAGACGAGAACAGGTTTGACTTGTTTCACGTTTTGCCTTTCCAGTTGAAgtatgaaatttgtaaaagttATGCTGTAAAATATCTGAGTGAAATGTGAGGCAGCAATGTCTGACACGTAGTAGAATTCAATTGACGTGTGTAGCCCACAACTGTAGTGCTTTAAAACATTTGTTTGATTCAACTATTTCTCAagcattatttttttcgacTAGAAAAGTCTACAGAGtagatttacaaaaaaataaatcattaaaagagaaaaaaaaaaattgtattaaccGGTATGTCCAtaatcattttcaactttcgaaatgaatatttttgttaAGCGAACTGAAATCGTGATTCAAGTAGTCATcggccacagacaaaaatAAGGAAAGTTTCCACTCCATCCAAGAAGGTACGCTGCGTTTGCAGATGAATTCCGTTGACCAGTGCAACTCAGATCACTGGCGTTTCGTCAAAACTCGTCGCAGGAAACAATAACTCTTTTAAATGTGTGAATAATTAATATATTTAGCGAGCTGAATTAAAAACACAGCAGTTGTCACAGTAATAATGCgaaaaaacttgatttttgtttcttaccaCGTGATAAAAGTCCGGCCTAGTATACAAAACGACCAGCAGACTCAAGGTAACCTTTAaagttaaattaaaacattgcatGCACATTACTCACGGAGCCATTTCAGCGGCGAAAGGTTATGTGATTTAAATTACCCATCCAAGATCCATGATGACGAATGAATCAAGTGCTTGTGTGTAAGTTATCAGAGGACGTTTCAAATTGAACTGCGCAAACTGAAAGTCTGCAAGGCGTTCTTGAGTGCATTTGAAAAACTAGAACAAATGGATAGCGACAACTTTCAATATACGCAAAGGTATCGTGGAAAATTGGAAGATAATCATAATGGAACCGGAATAGAACCGCCGGAACCGGTTGCTCCGGTGGTACAGCGCCATCTTTCGAGAGGTGAGAGCCACACCCCTATGAGCATAAAAAAAAGCTGTCTTCGTTAAATGTCTTAAGGAACTCGGTCAGCGAGTTCGGCAACCTAAAACCTCCCAGCCAAAGGTTCCTAGTTTGCGGTACCGTTTGGTCATTATCTGGCGTAAAAGAGGTTAGTTTATAAGTCCGACAACTGGAAATACTCGTTTCGTTTCTCTCTTCATGTTCGACTTCACCTCGGTAGGAAACCTACCCAACACGTTTACAACATCGCGAGGTGTATAATTGAATATGCATAAacattgaatgaaaaaaagaaagcaacTATGCAATAActagaaaggaagaaaacaaaaagtaaaaagacacATCGCCATTGGCCAATCTATCCACGTGAGCAATCGGAGAGATTGCATGTACTTAATTATTaagttcaaaataaaaataaaactttcatCTCCCTCCAAAAAAACGACGTTACAGCGCCAGCGGGTGATAAAGAGCGAGCGAGTCGATGACTTATGAATCCATTCTGGGTTCTaacttgattttttgaaaCCAAGCCAAACCTTTCTGGACCGGCCAAGTCAGAATCAGCTGGAGGATTGCAAACACCTACGGTATATCAAATCAGATACGTGACTATTTCACCCGAAATCCAGTTGGCAATCGAGATTGACAGCAAATATgcccttaaaaagaaaattctgacTTACCGATAAGTAAACATTGGGACAAATCCAAGACACCATTAGAAAAATGAGAACAATCtgtaaaaagaaagttgaaattgAGTTATACTTGCAAATGCCGACGCCAAAAAATAATGAGGAATTTTACCCATGCGGTGTCCATGTTTAGTTAACAAGGCCTTACGAATGCACGCAGTGTTTATCGGACAAAATGTCGTATGCAACTGCAAAGACGTTCTCTAGATTCTCAGTTGGAAATGTAACTTCATTTACCATTTTTCAGAGCTCAGTGACGAAGGGAGTCACGAGGTGAACATTCCTAGTAAAtactaattaaatttttccgaATAACCACCCCAAACTTCTCTGAACCGCTCTGAACAGCCCAGATAATATACCGGAAAAATTTCTATTGGTATCTTGTGGTCTCTTCTTAATTAAATGACTGACTAAAATTCCAAGATGAGCTTATTGCGCATCAAGGTTCGAATTGAATGCAATTAATATGTCATTAGCGATCGCTTAATTACTTTGTGACCTCCACTCACCTACATAAATAAAGCGTACTTTGTCTTTCAAGTCCGCCAGTTGTActacttttttgttgttgcgcaacttgaaaaaaaaaacctgcttAATATTCTGCAGGgtcaaaacagaaaatttagaaatgtACAATGTTTGtattgaacaacaacaaaaaaacagcgaACACAACTTAAACCTCAAGAACACATACTGGCCAGCCAGATTTAGTGTCGGTTCGGAATAACATTAGCGTTAGTGTAACTAGGGCGATCAAATTGATTAATAACAACTACAGGGCGATAGGTCGTAGTGGTGTGGCGACGGCCAGTGATCCATTGACGGAAGTTATCGTACATGTTCCAGTTCCAGAACTTGAAGGTGTCCATCAAATCTAAAGAGCGCTCATCTCCCATTGGAGAACCAGCCGGAGGGTTGAATCCGCCTGTAACACGAATGAGAATGGAATTAATCCCCGCGTTTTCTCATTATTAATCGAGCTATTTTTAGCGCAGCTACTTAAACCTATACACTTACTTAGACGGTTGTACTCTTGAATCTCTTCGCCAGTTACTCCGTTTGACCGGATGAAGTCATCCGCTTCAGAGCGCTGATTCGGGTTGAATCCGGCATCGGCTGTCGATGGCGCAAACTTTTGATGCGGCTCTACAATCGGACGAAAACTAGCCATTTGAATGAAGCACACCAATAGCAGCAGAGTGAAAGAAACCTGTTTTAGACAACCATAAGAAAGTGTTAAAAGATCATGCTCGTTAAAGAGAACAGACCCAGAAAACTGCGGAgaaatttatctttttaccAAAGTTGAATTCATTTTCGAGCGAGAAGATTCTTGATAATTCGATGAGACTTGTCGAATTGAACTGTGATGACTTCTTTTGGAACCTAGTCCGCTTTATAGTTGGAACTCGAGGTCGATTTAGTATTACGACCTCCACCGAAAAAAGGTCATAAAAAATccgcttttaaaaatttccggttttaaaaaataataccgTACTGTTTTTTCGAAaacatgtttgtttgaaataaatcCTCCCTGTGGGACACGGGAATTACGAAGGCCAGcattgaaaaatattattccaataaaaaatttgatttcgtaAAATAAcggaataaatattttaatctaCAGTGCTTATAAGGGCGGTTGCGTTTTCCTTGATGACTTGGCGAGTTTTCGACAAACGCTGGATATTGACAGCCTCGAAAATGCAGGTGATTCAACATGCGCAAACAAAAGATGCTTAtctaaaacttaaaaaaatagtacGGAAACGTTTGATATCAATTGAAACATTGGGGGCAAATGAGCAAAggctcaaaaataaaaagataagaaaatatcCGAGTGCTGGTCTACGTGCAAGAAAAGATAATCACAGGATTTCAAGtcagttgttatttttaatttccaacGGAGAGAGGTCACTTTGTGAAATCATGAAACCCAAAAATTTCCTTTGGCTGATGAttgttttgtgccatttgTTCACAGCATGCTATGGAGGGCGAATTCTGGTCTTGCTTCCACTGGGCTCGAAAAGTCACAAGCTAGCGGTCATGCCCGTCCTGGAAGCGCTGGCCCAAAGAGGTCACAACTTAACAATCGTATCTGGCTTCCAATCCCCCGAGAAGATGACTAACATTCACGAAATTCAAATCACAAGTATCGACGTCATTCTCGAGAAGGTAGTCAATTGGTACGATACCGAAAAAGGTGACGACGAGACTCAGTTAAAAACAATGATTACCGCACTACCCAACACCAATACTTTTATTTACgatgaaatgatgagaaatccTGAATTTCAATCGATTATGCTGGAACGCAGCGTGGATTTGGTGATAGTGGACGGTATCGTGAGCGAGCTCACTTTCCCAATCATTGAACATTTAAGAGTGCCGTTCGTCTTTCATTGCTCTTCTTTCGGCCCATGGACAACAGCTGCAATTGAAGCGATGGGAACTGATTCGGATTACGCTTCGATTCCGTTTCCGCAGACGGGATTAGACGACAAAATGACTTTCGCTCAGCGTCTGACTAACATCCGCAAGGCTCAGTCGTTCCACTCGTTGCGACAATCACACATTTTCGATACGATTGACGCCTAtgtcaaaaaagattttccaaACGCTCGGCCGTCAGGTGACTTTATGAAGGAGGCCAGTCTAGTCCTAATCAACAGCGACATCACCACTGATTGGCCTCGTTCGTTACCACCTACTGTGATACCCATCGGAGCTGTTCACGCACGGCCAGCTCAAGAGTTACCGCTGGTAAACAAAAagcgaaaaatttgtttaagtaaaagaaattaagTTTAATACATTTACAGCCACTGAAAACGTTCGCTGACGAAGCCGAGACCGGTTTTATCGTGTTCACGTTCGGATCCATCATCAAAATGACTGCAATGCCAAACGATTCCCTACAGACATTTTTAAACGTGTTTTCACGAATTCCACAAAGAGTGGTTTTGAAATGGGAGAGTGAATTTCCGGAAGATGTTCCATCTAACGTCATGATGGTCAACTGGCTACCACAACAAGATCTCCTAGGTATGAATTTGATTACTTTAGatctaataaaaattaacaactgTAAAATTGTATGTAGGACATCCAAACGCCAAGATTTTCATAACTCACGGAGGGATGCTGGGCACTCAAGAAGCGATTTATCACGCAGTACCTCTAATCGGTTTGCCTTTTGGTAACGATCAGTATACGAACTTGGCAATGGCCACAAAACAGGGATTCGGATTGAAAATAGATTGGGAGCACTTGAGCGAAAAATTACTTTACGACTCGATTGTGAAAATGATTAACGAACCCAGGTAACACCGCgcgcgaaattcaaatttttaaaattaagaataGAATAGTTTCAAAGTACCTGAATTGTTTTCAGTTTTAAAGCCAACGCCTCGAGGTTATCTGGATTGATGCGTGATCGACTGGTGCCGGGAACGGAGTTGGCCGTCTACTGGATCGAACATGTTCTACGTCACGGTAATACCAAACACTTGCAGGTGTCATCAAAGTATGTCCCATTATACCAGAAGTATCTCGTCGACGTTGTCCTTTTTCTTGCTGTGATTTTAGTCGTGATGTTAACGTCAAGTTACTACACGGTCCGCTTTCTCATCTCCAAATGTCTCCAACGTAATAACCCTGTCaagtcgaaaacaaaaaataagtaatgtgtattttcttatatgttcaatacactaaaTGTTTATTCGCTTAAGGCCAAATTTTGGGCCACTGCCGCTGGTGCAACCGAAATAGTAGTATAATGTAGCATTCTGATTGATGCGTAGATGGATGACACGAGAATATTGACAGTTGGAGTTATTGTAAATGCAAAGTGAGGACTTACATTATCGACAGCAGTATTGTGGAGATGGTGATGAAGGACGCTTTATCAAAcacaaacacttttttttgtcgatttcTGCTTCACGTGGAGAGAAAGCTTTTTTGTCTCGCTCAGTTTTGCCACTGGCCTTGCCGGCCAAATTCTACCGTTACATTTTTCACGATAATTCTAGCagtctttgtttgtttttttctcctatGAACTCAATTTCTGGGCGTATTCTGTCCTGGACATAACAGAGGAGGGTAGGGCACCTTTTTCCAGTTGTAGAACTGCTTCGCAACCTTGTCTAAATGGAATATTTTCCAGACGATGAAGGTCGTTGCGTTGTGTCCCAGCCTTTAGtgaattcatttatttgaacTCACATAACTAACTGATCATGTTAATATATAGATTGGGTTTTGCTGAGACTTCAATCAAGTAAGGAAAAGTAgtcttttttcgaaatttttttgcgCTATTGAATTTAGGGTCTAATTAAACCATTAAGTTTTTAATtgagaataattttttgaaatgagtACTACTGAGTACTGATTCAAAAATGCGGAATATGCCCTTTAACAAGACTGGGTAGTTAATCACGTTAATCACTGCCATTTTGCTTATTGGTTTTCTAAAATTCAATGTACGTCTCTCAATTCTCTCAATTAAACAGTCATATGGCTAGTCGTGGCTAGTAGTAAGCCAAGTAGTAAGCGCGCATTTAACAACATGTGAGCTTAAACATACGTTGAAACGTTTTGAAACTACATTGTCATCCTGCCCTGATAGTCCAGTGTTCCAAAGGTTAATTTACGGACAACAATCAAAGTGTAGTACGCAAGTAAACAGATGCATAATCACATGTTCACAAAGATAACTAGCTTGCAACCCAATTTTTCAGTTCCAACACTCAATGAACTCTGAATACGCAAATACAAGTAAATATCGCAAAGCTAGAAGAGATTGCCGACAAAACACAACGGCATTTGTTTCACAAGTGTTACGAAACCCAAAAACCAGATGCGCCTTtccatatttttcaatttaacaaATTCAAAGAGTCAGGATGACGGTAGAAAAATAATCTCAATTTACTAATTTGAGCGAGTTTGAGTAGCTTGATTCGTTTGTATCGTCTATACGAAACAAACAAGCTCTACAATATTACTGTGATTTTTTGTACGTTCCACTGATaattaatcaataataaaaacaacaacaagacaacATTTTAAACCTTACGCCTTAAATTGAGTAGTAATTGAAATgcggagagagaagaatatttAATATCATGGTATAAAGCGGTATAAAGTGATAAAATTCAATTACGTTATTTGGTTTTATTCAGGTTTATAGCGGAAACGGTTGCCTTcccaatcaaattaaaaacgttaaaaaaaacaatatcgTGTAATACAGTTTCTCTTAGTaacattacaaaaaatacgtaaCTCCCATGAGTTAAAAAGTAAGGGATCAAAGTTTCAAAAAGCTGATAAAAACTCGTCTTATTTGATTAAGATAATGATTACGCAACTCCGCTCAGTAACCTTTTGCGTAACAAAATAGTTTCAAGATTGGTCTTTGAACGCACTATATAAATCTCACAGTGTGGTCCTGGAATTCAAAAGGAAACGGTACCGAAACCAGAGTATATAGTTGTCGTAAAATTACATAGTCAAGACCATTAGATCCTCAAGCAAGTCTCAAGATGAATGTCAAAGCAATACTGTTCGCCGTTTTAGTTGCTAGCTTCGTCCAGTCCTGCATTAGTGCGAGAATCGTGGTTGTGTACGCCGCTTGTTCCAAAAGTCACATGATCGCTGTCATGCCCGCCATTGAGGAATTAGCACAGAGGGGTCACCAAGTGACGGTCATTTCTCCATTCAAAGGCATCGccaagaaagtaaaaaacggTCGCGAAATATTCCTGGCAGACATCGCCAAAGGAATGGACGAAGCTGAAATCGACTGGTTCGCCATGCAAAAAAAGGGAGCCACCCAATTTTTGACCATGTTGACGTacataaaagaaatttcattaaaagctTGTGATAGCATTTTAAATCTCCCGGAATTTCGAGAGATCGTGGAGAAGCGAGACGCTGATTTGTTCATTGTGGACGGAATGTTTCACGAGttcctttttcccattttcgatCATGTCGGAGTGCCGTTCGTGACCCACAGTTCCTCTTCCGCTTTCCCCTCGACGTTGGTCGCAATGGGCGCTCCGATTGACTACGCTTCCGTTCCGTTACCTATTTTAGATGCTGACGATCGAATGACATTTTCTCAGCGACTCATGAACATTATCCCGAACGAGATCATGGGCGTGCTCATAACTCATTACATCAAAAAAGATCTAGAAGCCCTAGTCAAATCTCATTTCCCTGGTGTTCGGTCCATCGCCGAATTGGAGGGAGAAGCCAGCATTTGCATAATCAACAGTCATCCGATGACTAGTTGGCCGCGATCCTTGCCGCCGACGATGGTGCCGATAGGAGCCCTTCACACCAGACCTGCACAGCCTTTACCAGAGGTAGGCTTCCACGAAGAATTATAGGAGGAAATATTACTtgttcaaaaattaattttcaatttcatcttTATAGGGATTAAAAGAATTTGCGGATGGAGCCACGGATGGACTCATAGTTTTCACTTTAGGATCGTTCGTTCCCGTTTCATCGATGCCAAAAGAAACGCTCGACACTTTCATTCGAGTCTTCTCAAAACTTCGCCAGCGGGTGGTATGGAAATGGGAGGCAGATGCACCTTTAAATATGCCATCAAATATCATGATGGTTAATTGGCTCCCGCAGCAGGATCTTCTCGGTAATCCAACCATCAACTAATTTCTATTTGCTGATTATtaattgttttgatttcttattaAACAGGGCATAATAATACTCGAGTTTTTATCAGTCACGGAGGGATGCTGGGCACTCAGGAAGCGGCCTATCACGGAGTCCCGATGTTGGGCTTGCCTTTTGGTAACGACCAAAGAGGAAATATTGCCAAAGTGAAACGTGGAGGTTGGGGAGTACAACTCGGTTGGGACAAAATCGACGACCAGAGCTTAACTGATGCCTTTACGTATCTCATTAACGATCCCAAGTAGCTTaaaaaatcacattttttaaaaacttaattCTAAAAGATTGAAATCCTATACAAGAATTATAATTGAATTGCAGTGTCCGGGCGAACGCCTCTCGAGTATCGACCCTGATGCGCGATCAATTAATGCCGGGAGTAGATGTTGCCGTGTACTGGATCGAGTACGTGATCCGTCACGGAGGCACTAAACATCTACAGCTGTCCTCCAAAAACATGCCATTCTATCAACGACATCTCATTGATGTCTGCTTATTCGTAACATCTGTTCTGTCAATAATTCTCTAcctgatttttattattggtcGTGCACTATTCCGTTCCTGTATATCGAGTAAAAAcgtgaaaacgaaaaagaattgaaatagaGTATTTTAAAGTTGAAGCAAACTTTGATGCCTGTgtgtcaaaataataaaacaaaatcaaaattattcgTAATCTTATTATTTGCTACCTCAAGCTGACAACGTTTGAAATTGTATATTCGACATAATACATAATCGTGATTCATAATCATGAAATCGTAGTCACGAATCATAATCGAGATTCGTGAATGTGATTGCCGATTAAGCAGATTACATAGTGATCGTCTCCGGACCAGTGCCATGTTAGTGCCCCCCCCTCCCCATAACATTATTAAACTGCATAGGTGGTTTTCTATATAGTTAAAATGtgtttgtaaaaaattttaaaaaccgtAACAGAAGTTTAGGAACATAGAAATTAATGCCACGTTACATAAGATTGCTTTTGAAGCCAGTTTGAACTGGTACTTAGTCTACGTGATCTCTCGGTGTTTCAAATCTCAGCCCCTCTTACATCATAGGCCTATCAATCGTTCTAACCGCGTTCTAATCTACTTTTATCTATTTACTCTATTGATTTTATGCTGCATCATTAACAACGCGCATTATTTGTTATCTTCTGAAAACATGTAGATTGTAGATCAACATCCCCATACAGTGAATCATTCACTGTCATTTACAATCCCACCGGACACTCAAACCCAGGTAAATAAAGTCCATTACACTTTTCTGCCTTTGAAGctcaaaacaattaaaacaaatttttttatttagtaatcaatcttttttaatagttatattctttctaaaactattcctTTCAGCCTTCACAATGAAACCTCGATCTATTGTGCTGCCCTTGTTAGTTGCTTATGCAGTAGGGAGCTGTTTGGGAGAGAGGATTGTTGTTTTGTACCCATTCGGAACAAAAAGTCACTTTTACGCCGTAATGCCCATCATTGAGAAACTGGTGGAACGTGGGCACAACGTGACCGTCTTTACCCCGTTCAAAGGGATCACCAAAAACGTCAAGAACGTCACAGAAGTAATCCTGGAATCTTTGGCGAAAAAAATAGACGGAGTCGATATCGACTGGTTTGCCATGCAAAAGCAAGGGGCAACACAATTCTTTAAAATGATGTTCAGCTTGATTGAGTTTGCTGCTCTCGCTTGCGAAGAGTTAATTACGAATCCAGTATTCCGCCAAATTGTAGAAACACGAGAAGTTGATTTGTTTATCGTTGACGGAATCGGCAACGAATTCACTTATCCAGTCATTGACAAATTGGGCGTTCCTTTTGTATTGCATGGCGCTTCTTCCGCTTTTCCAGCCACTCTAGGGGCATTGGGAGCGCCTATAGACTACGCCTCGGTTCCAATCGTGTCTATGGACTTTGACGATAAGATGACTTTCTTTCAGCGGCTAATCAATTTCTTAACGGGAGAACTCATCAAATTGGTACGagatcattttgtttttaaaaagctgGACGCCATTCTTCAAAGAGAATTCCCAGGCGTCAAACCCATTGTCCAACTCGAAGGAGAAGCTAGTCTCCTCATCACCAACACCCATCCAATCACAAACTGGCCGCGTTCATTACCTCCGACTATCATTCCAATAGCAGCTCTTCACACAAGACCGGCCAAACAGCTCCCATCGGTGAGCAAATAATTTCGATTTGATAATGGAATTAATTGTGTGTTCATTGTTGTCTAATTCTGCAGGTACTGAAAACTTTTGCGGATGAAGCCAAGGACGGTTTCGTGGTTTTCACGCTCGGTTCGTTTGTTTCCGTCTCGTCTATGCCAAAAGAGACAGTCGACACCTTTTTCCGAGTCTTTACCAAACTTCCTCAACGAGTCATTTGGAAATGGGAAGCAGATATTCCAGAAAATATTCCGCCTAATATTATGATGGTTGACTGGCTCCCGCAACAAGATCTCCTGGGTATAAAAACGATTTATCGTTTAAGTCTCAGACATAAGTCATATAttgttattaatatttttgtaaTATTATAGGGCATCCAAATGCTAAGCTTTTCATCACTCACGGTGGGCTATTGGGCACACAGGAGTCTATTTATCATGGCGTTCCTTTGCTTGGTTTGCCGTTCGGGAACGACCAACGAGCGAATGTAGCCAGAGCAGCGAGAGATGGTTGGGGTTTGAAACTCGACTGGGACAAAATTAACGACCAAGATTTAATTGACGCAGTGACGCACCTCATCAACAACCCGAGGTAATTATAGCAAAtcttataaaacaaaaaacaactggATACTAAATTTAATTGTGTTTTGTCGATTAAAGTGCAAGGGAAAAAGTAAAGAGGTTGTCGCTATTGATGCGGGACGAAATCCTTCCTGGGGGAGAAATGGCTGTTTATTGGATCGAATACGTTATACGTCATGGAGGCACTATACATCTTCAATTGGCTGCAAAAGATATGCCATTCTACCAACGCTATCTTGTTGACGTTACACT
Above is a genomic segment from Daphnia pulicaria isolate SC F1-1A chromosome 8, SC_F0-13Bv2, whole genome shotgun sequence containing:
- the LOC124311121 gene encoding UDP-glycosyltransferase UGT5-like; this translates as MNVKAILFAVLVASFVQSCISARIVVVYAACSKSHMIAVMPAIEELAQRGHQVTVISPFKGIAKKVKNGREIFLADIAKGMDEAEIDWFAMQKKGATQFLTMLTYIKEISLKACDSILNLPEFREIVEKRDADLFIVDGMFHEFLFPIFDHVGVPFVTHSSSSAFPSTLVAMGAPIDYASVPLPILDADDRMTFSQRLMNIIPNEIMGVLITHYIKKDLEALVKSHFPGVRSIAELEGEASICIINSHPMTSWPRSLPPTMVPIGALHTRPAQPLPEGLKEFADGATDGLIVFTLGSFVPVSSMPKETLDTFIRVFSKLRQRVVWKWEADAPLNMPSNIMMVNWLPQQDLLGHNNTRVFISHGGMLGTQEAAYHGVPMLGLPFGNDQRGNIAKVKRGGWGVQLGWDKIDDQSLTDAFTYLINDPNVRANASRVSTLMRDQLMPGVDVAVYWIEYVIRHGGTKHLQLSSKNMPFYQRHLIDVCLFVTSVLSIILYLIFIIGRALFRSCISSKNVKTKKN
- the LOC124311054 gene encoding UDP-glucosyltransferase 2-like, coding for MQVIQHAQTKDAYLKLKKIVRKRLISIETLGANEQRLKNKKIRKYPSAGLRARKDNHRISSQLLFLISNGERSLCEIMKPKNFLWLMIVLCHLFTACYGGRILVLLPLGSKSHKLAVMPVLEALAQRGHNLTIVSGFQSPEKMTNIHEIQITSIDVILEKVVNWYDTEKGDDETQLKTMITALPNTNTFIYDEMMRNPEFQSIMLERSVDLVIVDGIVSELTFPIIEHLRVPFVFHCSSFGPWTTAAIEAMGTDSDYASIPFPQTGLDDKMTFAQRLTNIRKAQSFHSLRQSHIFDTIDAYVKKDFPNARPSGDFMKEASLVLINSDITTDWPRSLPPTVIPIGAVHARPAQELPLPLKTFADEAETGFIVFTFGSIIKMTAMPNDSLQTFLNVFSRIPQRVVLKWESEFPEDVPSNVMMVNWLPQQDLLGHPNAKIFITHGGMLGTQEAIYHAVPLIGLPFGNDQYTNLAMATKQGFGLKIDWEHLSEKLLYDSIVKMINEPSFKANASRLSGLMRDRLVPGTELAVYWIEHVLRHGNTKHLQVSSKYVPLYQKYLVDVVLFLAVILVVMLTSSYYTVRFLISKCLQRNNPVKSKTKNK
- the LOC124311123 gene encoding UDP-glycosyltransferase UGT5-like — protein: MKPRSIVLPLLVAYAVGSCLGERIVVLYPFGTKSHFYAVMPIIEKLVERGHNVTVFTPFKGITKNVKNVTEVILESLAKKIDGVDIDWFAMQKQGATQFFKMMFSLIEFAALACEELITNPVFRQIVETREVDLFIVDGIGNEFTYPVIDKLGVPFVLHGASSAFPATLGALGAPIDYASVPIVSMDFDDKMTFFQRLINFLTGELIKLVRDHFVFKKLDAILQREFPGVKPIVQLEGEASLLITNTHPITNWPRSLPPTIIPIAALHTRPAKQLPSVLKTFADEAKDGFVVFTLGSFVSVSSMPKETVDTFFRVFTKLPQRVIWKWEADIPENIPPNIMMVDWLPQQDLLGHPNAKLFITHGGLLGTQESIYHGVPLLGLPFGNDQRANVARAARDGWGLKLDWDKINDQDLIDAVTHLINNPSAREKVKRLSLLMRDEILPGGEMAVYWIEYVIRHGGTIHLQLAAKDMPFYQRYLVDVTLFLVLISAVFLIIAYKLMRSLSRNCRKEISGKIKTN
- the LOC124311491 gene encoding uncharacterized protein LOC124311491, translated to MNSTLVSFTLLLLVCFIQMASFRPIVEPHQKFAPSTADAGFNPNQRSEADDFIRSNGVTGEEIQEYNRLSGFNPPAGSPMGDERSLDLMDTFKFWNWNMYDNFRQWITGRRHTTTTYRPVVVINQFDRPSYTNANVIPNRH